The Natronogracilivirga saccharolytica genome includes a window with the following:
- the lepA gene encoding translation elongation factor 4: protein MKNIRNFCIIAHIDHGKSTLADRLLERTGAITEREMQEQVLDDMDLERERGITIKSHAIKMDYKADDGEKYDLNLIDTPGHVDFAYEVSRALKACEGALLIVDATQGVEAQTISNLYQAIDQNLEIIPVINKIDLPGADVEGMAQQVIDLIGCERDEIIPVSGKTGEGVDYLLEEIVRRVPPPTGDPEKPLKALIFDSVFNSYRGSIVYVRIMDGVLNKGDKIRFMATGKDYEADEIGYLRIKPTESETMSAGEVGYIIGNVKSLEDTKVGDTVTSHANMAKEPIPGYKDVKPKVFSGLYPTKTEDFESLRAALEKLQLNDASLQYQPETSAALGFGFRAGFLGMLHMEIIQERLDREFDMDIITTVPNVEYVVHTVDGNEIIVDNPTEMPPPGKIQEIREPYIKAQIITPAEYIGPVMKLCQEKRGIFINTLYLDTKRVDITYELPLAEIVFDFYDKLKSQTRGYASLDYELIGNRKGQLVKLDILLNGDPVDALSCIVHRDKAYEWGKRLCGKLRKLIPRQMYEVVIQAAIGSKIISRDTVRALRKDVTAKCYGGDITRKRKLLEKQKEGKKRMKQVGTVEIPQEAFLAVLSMDED from the coding sequence ATGAAGAACATTCGGAATTTTTGCATTATCGCTCATATTGATCACGGAAAATCGACCCTGGCCGACCGGCTTCTGGAACGTACCGGGGCCATTACAGAGCGTGAAATGCAGGAGCAGGTACTCGATGACATGGATCTTGAGCGGGAGCGCGGGATCACAATCAAAAGCCATGCCATCAAAATGGATTACAAAGCAGATGATGGCGAAAAGTACGATTTAAATCTGATCGACACCCCCGGCCATGTCGATTTTGCCTACGAAGTATCGCGTGCACTCAAGGCCTGTGAAGGAGCGCTGCTGATTGTCGATGCCACCCAGGGTGTGGAAGCACAGACCATTTCCAACCTGTACCAGGCCATTGACCAGAACCTTGAAATTATTCCGGTAATCAACAAAATCGATCTTCCCGGTGCGGATGTGGAAGGTATGGCCCAGCAGGTCATCGACCTGATCGGCTGCGAAAGGGACGAAATTATCCCGGTATCCGGTAAAACCGGCGAAGGGGTTGATTACCTGCTTGAGGAGATTGTGCGCCGGGTGCCGCCACCGACCGGCGATCCTGAAAAACCGCTCAAAGCGCTAATTTTTGACTCGGTTTTCAACTCCTACCGGGGCTCTATTGTCTATGTGCGCATCATGGACGGAGTTCTGAACAAGGGTGACAAGATCCGGTTCATGGCTACCGGCAAGGATTACGAGGCGGATGAGATCGGCTATCTGCGCATCAAACCCACTGAGTCTGAAACCATGTCGGCCGGAGAAGTGGGCTATATTATCGGAAATGTAAAGTCGCTGGAAGACACCAAGGTCGGTGACACGGTCACTTCCCATGCCAATATGGCCAAAGAGCCGATTCCGGGCTACAAAGATGTGAAACCCAAAGTCTTCAGCGGACTGTATCCCACAAAAACCGAAGATTTTGAAAGTCTTCGCGCGGCACTGGAAAAGCTGCAGCTCAACGATGCCTCCCTTCAGTATCAGCCCGAGACCTCGGCGGCCCTGGGATTTGGTTTTCGCGCCGGTTTTCTGGGAATGCTGCACATGGAGATCATCCAGGAGCGTCTCGACCGTGAGTTCGACATGGATATCATCACCACCGTACCCAATGTGGAGTATGTGGTGCATACGGTCGACGGAAATGAGATTATTGTCGACAATCCCACGGAAATGCCGCCGCCGGGGAAAATTCAGGAAATACGCGAGCCCTACATCAAGGCCCAGATCATTACGCCGGCCGAGTATATCGGACCGGTAATGAAACTTTGCCAGGAAAAGCGGGGCATATTTATTAATACGCTCTACCTGGACACCAAACGGGTGGATATCACCTATGAACTGCCGCTGGCGGAAATTGTTTTCGATTTCTACGACAAGCTGAAGAGCCAGACGCGCGGTTATGCTTCGCTTGATTACGAGCTGATCGGCAATCGCAAGGGGCAACTGGTCAAACTGGATATACTGCTGAATGGGGATCCGGTCGACGCGCTCTCCTGCATTGTACACCGGGACAAGGCGTACGAATGGGGCAAGCGGCTGTGCGGAAAGCTCCGCAAACTCATCCCGCGGCAGATGTACGAAGTGGTCATCCAGGCGGCGATCGGGTCCAAGATCATCTCAAGGGATACGGTCAGGGCATTGCGCAAGGATGTGACCGCCAAGTGTTACGGCGGTGATATAACGCGCAAGCGGAAGCTGCTGGAAAAGCAGAAGGAAGGAAAAAAGAGAATGAAGCAGGTGGGAACGGTGGAAATACCACAGGAGGCATTTCTTGCCGTGCTTTCGATGGATGAGGATTGA
- the lepB gene encoding signal peptidase I, with protein MAGKKDENKKKRQERRRALEKRNRQDTNKAKSWAREWIDALLFAAVAALIIRALFLEAFRIPTPSMESTLLTGDFLLVSKVHYGARTPMTVGIPFTGVYVRGLDVPSFRLPGFMDVRRGDILVFNYPVDEEAVSQKTNYIKRAVGIAGDTISIRDKVIYVNGAPEAEEDTYEQHYQVEVRERLRLSPSKVRSAGAEILQSSGDRYRINMTAEVAEEMAQWQEIDSIEPMVLPASFNDFARQPFTFARGFQGNYHHMPEMIIPYEGQNVTLSENNWHMYQDIVTRYEDNTVSRDGDLFVINGDTTSEYTIQQDYYFMVGDSRDNSEDSRFWGYVPEDHIVGRAWIIYFSWDGERFLPRIRRMLNRIN; from the coding sequence TTGGCAGGAAAGAAAGACGAAAACAAAAAGAAGCGGCAGGAGCGCAGGCGCGCCCTTGAGAAAAGGAACAGGCAGGATACCAACAAGGCCAAATCCTGGGCCCGCGAATGGATAGATGCGCTGCTTTTTGCCGCCGTAGCAGCACTCATCATCAGAGCCCTGTTTCTGGAAGCATTCCGCATTCCCACGCCTTCCATGGAATCCACGCTGCTGACCGGGGACTTTCTGCTTGTCTCCAAAGTTCATTACGGCGCACGGACTCCCATGACGGTCGGAATCCCGTTTACCGGGGTGTATGTCCGCGGACTCGATGTTCCTTCTTTTCGTCTGCCCGGATTCATGGACGTGCGAAGGGGCGATATTCTGGTTTTCAACTATCCTGTGGATGAGGAAGCGGTATCGCAGAAAACCAATTACATCAAACGCGCGGTCGGCATTGCCGGGGATACCATCTCCATCAGGGATAAAGTCATCTACGTCAACGGCGCACCCGAAGCCGAAGAAGATACCTACGAACAGCATTATCAGGTTGAGGTACGGGAGCGGCTGCGGCTGAGTCCCAGCAAAGTCCGTTCTGCCGGAGCTGAAATACTGCAGTCGTCCGGTGACCGGTACCGGATCAACATGACCGCAGAAGTTGCCGAAGAGATGGCTCAGTGGCAGGAAATTGACTCCATCGAGCCAATGGTTCTGCCGGCATCATTCAACGATTTTGCCCGCCAGCCGTTTACTTTTGCCCGGGGTTTTCAGGGAAATTACCACCACATGCCTGAAATGATCATCCCCTATGAAGGCCAGAATGTCACGCTATCCGAGAACAACTGGCATATGTATCAGGATATCGTGACCCGCTATGAAGACAATACGGTCTCACGTGACGGTGACTTGTTTGTTATCAACGGGGATACCACCAGTGAGTATACCATTCAGCAGGATTACTACTTCATGGTCGGCGACAGCCGTGATAACAGCGAAGACAGCCGTTTCTGGGGATATGTGCCTGAAGATCATATTGTCGGCCGGGCCTGGATCATCTACTTTTCCTGGGACGGTGAGCGATTTCTGCCGCGCATCCGCAGAATGCTCAACAGAATCAATTAG
- a CDS encoding T9SS type A sorting domain-containing protein — protein sequence MQKTITFTGNSASAAIILFILLFAFAQTSRADSGRSPDDSHQNTESGNPPVYIAFHWHMHQPIYWPYESIVETENRGSYSYSLRHDVMGARTGPYTDWPSNAVRMGDDADMPHFGAQVSFSGSLIENLEAAREAGWGFDNWVAPWEEAIQLQTEKGNPRLAMTGFGYHHPLMPLIGNEDIRRHIQWHREIMSEIFPGEYSKGIFPPETAFATRIIPALKDEGFEWVIVDNLHFERASEGAPLTDESGVKRPNKADVRNPNPGDWKQLHGLWAPTPVSTQWAHQPRYVSWTDPETGESSKMIAVPASRYLGEEDGRGGFGALQYEEVMSQFEEDNTDPDQPILLVLHHDGDNHGGGSEAYYNHNFQSMVEWLQDHPDRFRVTTIQDYLDRYPPDPDDVIHVQDGSWLGADGGDPEFLKWLADPGDFPGTDEPYSPNRNAWGILTAAKHIVQAAEAADPDHPDTKRAWEYYLNGQSSDYWYWDGTEMWDSHPARAANLAVGKALPLAESADDVTGPAIFLPQREPYNPGGIEWEGQGVMPSDFEIWTFAFDLSGLESVKLKYRVSDSDEISGDNLTYDGGPSVGEWQSAEMSGTFTESITDPEPHYKAEEFRAEISGVEEQMVDYYVKATDVHGNTSKSIIQHVWVGEYSPDDDPANGAPDPDGPVTWEPAEPEPDEIVTITVRDADTTANLHWAVNNWTLPDEDFWPAETVAWDDGNAVQSPMSRTDEGDLEIQLGPFRHDDQEVTNISFVISYDDDSWDNNNGNDYFISIQRDVSADEPSQEALAFELKENYPNPFNNETVIPFSLDEDGHVSLTIYDVLGRKVAAPVDEMRSSGHYQVRFDASGLAGGTYVYRLESHGRVRTGTMMLLK from the coding sequence ATGCAAAAGACCATTACTTTTACAGGCAATTCCGCATCCGCCGCCATTATACTTTTCATCTTGCTGTTCGCCTTTGCACAAACAAGCCGGGCAGATTCAGGCCGGTCACCGGACGATTCGCATCAGAATACAGAATCCGGAAATCCGCCTGTCTATATCGCATTCCACTGGCATATGCATCAGCCCATCTACTGGCCGTATGAATCCATCGTTGAAACCGAAAACCGGGGATCTTACAGTTATTCTCTCAGGCATGATGTGATGGGTGCCCGGACCGGTCCATACACTGACTGGCCATCCAATGCTGTCCGGATGGGTGACGATGCGGATATGCCGCACTTCGGGGCGCAGGTCAGTTTCTCCGGCTCACTCATTGAAAATCTCGAAGCCGCCCGGGAAGCAGGATGGGGATTCGACAACTGGGTTGCCCCGTGGGAGGAAGCAATTCAGCTTCAGACCGAAAAAGGAAATCCGCGACTGGCGATGACCGGCTTCGGCTATCATCATCCGCTCATGCCGCTCATCGGAAATGAGGACATCCGGCGGCATATTCAATGGCACCGCGAAATCATGTCCGAAATATTTCCGGGAGAGTACTCAAAAGGAATCTTTCCGCCGGAAACGGCCTTTGCCACCCGCATCATCCCCGCGCTGAAAGATGAGGGATTTGAGTGGGTGATTGTTGACAACCTTCACTTCGAGCGGGCATCGGAAGGAGCTCCGCTGACTGACGAGAGCGGGGTAAAACGTCCGAACAAGGCGGATGTCCGGAACCCGAACCCCGGTGACTGGAAGCAGCTGCACGGCCTTTGGGCACCGACACCCGTTTCCACGCAGTGGGCCCATCAGCCCAGGTATGTTTCATGGACCGATCCGGAAACCGGTGAGTCCAGCAAAATGATTGCCGTACCGGCTTCCCGCTATCTGGGCGAAGAGGACGGCCGCGGTGGTTTCGGCGCCCTCCAGTACGAAGAGGTGATGAGTCAGTTTGAAGAGGATAACACCGATCCCGACCAGCCGATCCTCCTGGTTCTTCATCATGACGGTGATAACCACGGTGGCGGCAGCGAAGCGTATTACAATCACAATTTTCAGAGTATGGTCGAATGGCTGCAGGATCATCCGGACCGCTTTCGCGTCACTACTATCCAGGATTATCTGGACCGCTATCCGCCCGATCCGGATGATGTGATCCATGTTCAGGACGGGAGCTGGCTTGGGGCCGACGGCGGTGATCCCGAATTTCTGAAGTGGCTGGCTGATCCGGGTGATTTTCCCGGCACCGATGAACCCTACAGCCCGAACCGCAATGCCTGGGGGATTCTCACAGCCGCAAAACATATTGTGCAGGCGGCCGAGGCGGCTGACCCGGATCATCCGGATACAAAACGCGCCTGGGAATATTACCTGAACGGACAAAGCTCGGATTACTGGTACTGGGACGGAACCGAGATGTGGGATTCGCATCCTGCCAGAGCGGCCAACCTTGCCGTCGGCAAGGCGCTTCCGCTGGCTGAAAGCGCCGATGATGTCACCGGTCCGGCCATTTTTCTGCCCCAGCGTGAACCATACAATCCGGGCGGAATTGAGTGGGAGGGACAGGGTGTGATGCCCTCCGATTTTGAAATATGGACGTTTGCATTCGACCTTAGTGGCCTGGAGAGCGTGAAGTTGAAGTACCGAGTGTCTGATTCCGACGAGATATCCGGTGATAACCTGACTTATGACGGAGGCCCCTCTGTTGGCGAATGGCAGTCTGCAGAGATGTCCGGTACTTTTACAGAGTCGATTACCGACCCGGAGCCTCACTACAAGGCGGAAGAGTTTCGTGCAGAAATCAGCGGCGTGGAAGAGCAAATGGTGGATTACTATGTCAAGGCCACGGACGTGCATGGAAATACATCGAAATCGATAATTCAGCATGTCTGGGTAGGTGAGTACTCCCCGGATGACGATCCTGCCAACGGCGCGCCCGATCCGGACGGACCGGTGACATGGGAGCCTGCAGAGCCGGAACCGGATGAGATCGTTACCATAACGGTCCGGGATGCGGATACGACGGCAAACCTCCACTGGGCTGTCAATAACTGGACTCTGCCGGATGAGGACTTCTGGCCTGCAGAAACGGTGGCATGGGACGACGGCAATGCCGTTCAGTCGCCGATGTCAAGAACAGATGAGGGTGACCTGGAGATACAGCTCGGACCTTTCCGGCATGATGATCAGGAAGTAACCAATATATCCTTCGTGATCAGCTATGATGACGACAGCTGGGATAACAACAACGGTAATGACTATTTTATCTCAATTCAGCGTGATGTGTCGGCGGATGAACCGTCTCAGGAAGCACTTGCCTTTGAGCTGAAGGAAAACTATCCCAACCCGTTCAATAATGAAACGGTAATACCTTTTTCACTGGATGAGGATGGGCATGTGAGTCTGACCATCTACGATGTCCTGGGCAGAAAAGTTGCTGCACCGGTGGATGAGATGCGTTCATCGGGACACTATCAGGTGCGGTTCGATGCATCCGGGCTTGCCGGGGGTACGTATGTGTACAGGCTCGAAAGCCATGGCAGGGTCCGCACCGGCACGATGATGCTCTTGAAGTAA
- a CDS encoding universal stress protein: MLEKTLLPLSLKEPEQNLEHLAGFISHFGTKKVYLCHVVSRRSAGQMQEIEQKLEYHAGIFRSRDMDAEILIREGTIANAVCKLTGELDADYLSIPWKKKNVIKRAIFSSPDIDLLRICSFPTLIYRPPGYLDSGNKPGTIVYATDCKETDQKVLPYLNTVPFHAEKLYFLHVRARAPDPDTEKKRIEELTEKLDRLADQCRDNYPEVKPLIATGSVRSLIPRKSRTAGADLIVIGRNEKSSPMNKMLGSNAESLPHRTNTPILIIT; encoded by the coding sequence ATGCTAGAAAAAACGCTGCTGCCACTGAGCCTGAAAGAACCGGAGCAGAACCTGGAACACCTTGCCGGGTTTATTTCCCATTTCGGCACAAAAAAGGTGTATTTGTGTCATGTGGTTTCGCGCAGAAGTGCCGGACAGATGCAGGAGATTGAGCAGAAGCTGGAATATCACGCCGGCATCTTCCGCAGCCGGGATATGGATGCTGAAATACTGATCCGGGAAGGAACGATTGCCAATGCGGTCTGCAAGCTTACCGGTGAGCTGGATGCGGACTATCTCAGCATCCCCTGGAAAAAGAAAAATGTCATTAAACGGGCAATTTTCAGCAGTCCTGATATCGATTTGCTCCGAATATGCAGTTTCCCGACACTGATATACAGGCCACCCGGATACCTGGACAGCGGGAACAAACCCGGCACCATCGTCTATGCTACGGATTGCAAGGAGACAGACCAAAAAGTACTTCCATACTTGAATACGGTTCCCTTTCATGCCGAAAAACTTTACTTCCTGCATGTAAGGGCCAGAGCACCCGATCCGGATACCGAAAAAAAGCGCATAGAAGAGCTCACGGAAAAGCTGGACCGTCTTGCCGACCAGTGCCGGGACAACTATCCTGAAGTAAAACCGCTGATCGCTACCGGATCTGTCCGTTCATTGATACCCAGGAAGTCACGAACCGCGGGAGCTGATCTCATCGTAATCGGCCGCAATGAAAAAAGCAGTCCGATGAACAAGATGCTGGGTTCTAATGCCGAGTCATTACCCCATCGGACCAACACTCCGATTCTCATTATCACCTGA
- a CDS encoding BCCT family transporter, translating into MDRLKNNIVFVISLFMVLVFALPGVLYPDQFFSFATYVHEHIIALFGWGYLIAAFLFLVFCLYLAFSKYGAVKLGKQHEKPQFSYFGWFSMLFAAGMGIGLIFWGVAEPMSHYLNPPEHIEERSGEAAGFAMQYSFFHWGIQPWAIYITMSLSIAYFSFRRGMPPLISSCFYPLIGDRIYGPLGYVIDILGVFATIFGIVTSLGLGAMQITSGLGEVFAFEAGYMSTLTVIAVVTVLFMISTLSGVDKGIQILSKTNIVLAVVLLFFMLLVGPTVYIFNIFTQTIADFASGFLTMSLSTNPFEGYEWTQAWTLFYWAWWIAWAPFVGLFVASISRGRTISEFVAGALTVPVLLTFIWFSAFGGAAFDLELTQGADIAESIAGDVSVGLFLLYEHFPLTSILSIITILLLSVFFITSADSATFVLSMMTSSGMLNPPAYKKIIWGLVISTTAAILLYAGGLEALQQMAITAALPFTVIMLLMCVSLLRGLRYEFRVEGGPDQS; encoded by the coding sequence ATGGACAGACTGAAAAATAATATCGTCTTTGTGATTTCCCTGTTCATGGTACTGGTTTTTGCCCTTCCGGGGGTACTGTACCCGGATCAGTTTTTTTCATTCGCCACATATGTTCATGAGCATATCATAGCACTGTTCGGTTGGGGATACCTGATTGCTGCCTTCCTGTTTCTGGTATTCTGCCTCTATCTTGCTTTCAGCAAATATGGTGCCGTAAAACTTGGCAAACAGCACGAAAAACCTCAGTTTTCATACTTTGGATGGTTCAGCATGCTTTTTGCCGCAGGAATGGGGATCGGTCTGATTTTCTGGGGTGTCGCCGAGCCGATGAGCCACTATCTGAATCCCCCTGAGCATATTGAAGAACGGTCAGGTGAAGCGGCAGGTTTTGCCATGCAGTACAGCTTTTTCCACTGGGGAATCCAGCCATGGGCCATTTACATCACAATGAGTCTGAGCATCGCATATTTTTCCTTCCGCAGGGGGATGCCGCCGCTGATCTCCAGCTGTTTTTATCCGCTCATCGGTGACCGTATTTACGGACCGCTGGGGTATGTAATCGATATTCTTGGCGTATTTGCCACAATCTTCGGTATCGTAACATCCCTCGGGCTCGGTGCCATGCAGATCACGTCCGGTCTCGGTGAGGTGTTTGCCTTTGAAGCCGGGTATATGTCCACCCTGACGGTCATAGCCGTTGTCACCGTTCTGTTTATGATATCGACACTTAGCGGTGTGGACAAGGGCATTCAGATACTCAGCAAAACCAACATCGTACTCGCTGTTGTACTTCTGTTCTTTATGCTCCTGGTGGGTCCGACGGTCTATATTTTCAATATCTTTACTCAGACTATTGCTGATTTTGCTTCCGGCTTTCTGACCATGAGCCTCTCTACCAATCCGTTCGAAGGGTATGAATGGACGCAGGCATGGACCCTGTTTTACTGGGCATGGTGGATAGCATGGGCGCCGTTCGTGGGACTTTTTGTTGCGAGTATTTCCAGGGGACGGACCATCAGCGAGTTTGTCGCCGGGGCACTGACCGTACCTGTATTGCTGACCTTCATCTGGTTCAGTGCGTTCGGCGGTGCAGCTTTTGATCTGGAGCTGACGCAGGGAGCCGATATTGCCGAGTCCATTGCCGGCGATGTCTCGGTCGGGTTGTTCCTGCTCTATGAGCATTTTCCCCTTACATCCATACTGAGCATAATCACCATCCTGCTGCTGTCGGTGTTTTTCATAACCTCCGCTGATTCGGCAACATTTGTACTCTCCATGATGACATCATCAGGAATGCTGAATCCGCCTGCATACAAAAAAATCATCTGGGGTCTGGTCATCTCCACTACGGCAGCCATTCTGCTTTATGCCGGTGGCCTTGAGGCTCTTCAGCAAATGGCAATAACAGCTGCTCTTCCGTTTACGGTGATCATGCTGCTGATGTGCGTAAGCCTGCTTCGCGGTCTGCGCTATGAGTTCCGGGTTGAGGGCGGACCGGACCAATCGTAA